From a region of the Chrysemys picta bellii isolate R12L10 chromosome 7, ASM1138683v2, whole genome shotgun sequence genome:
- the LOC135972636 gene encoding SRRM2 protein homolog rsr-2-like: MQADNRKRAPAWTVREVLDLIAVWGEDSVLAELRSKRRNAKTFEKISKGMMERGHNRDSEQCRVKVKELRQAYQKTKEANGRSGSEPRTCRFYAELHAILGGAATTTPPVFVDSGSGIVSSATPEDSADGGEEEDEDEDELAESTQHSVLPNSQDLFITLTEVPSQASQASTQDSDPMEGTSAAANSSSLPPPSRRLSQIRRRKKRTREEMFSEIMESSRSDRAHVNEWKETVSKYRKEVSEREERRDQREERRDQREERRDARDERWRQEDQRMKDATLGLLRRLVEVQERLLENRLPLQPLFHPPPSPCSVSSSPRRVRTRGGRLRTPSHSTPVDSPSKRLSFF, encoded by the exons atgcaggctgataatcgaaaaagagcaccagcatggaccgtgagggaggtactggatctgatcgctgtatggggagaggattcagtgcttgcagaacttcgttctaaaagacgaaatgcaaaaacttttgaaaaaatctccaagggcatgatggagagaggccacaatagggactctgagcagtgccgcgtgaaagtcaaggagctcagacaagcctatcaaaaaacaaaggaggcaaacggtcgctccgggtcagagccgcggacatgccgcttctacgccgagctgcatgcaattctagggggggctgccaccactaccccacctgtgttcgtggattctgggtcggggatagtctcatcagcgacgcctgaggattctgccgatgggggagaggaggaggatgaggatgaggatgagcttgcagagagcacacagcactccgttctccccaacagccaggatctttttatcaccctgactgaagtaccctcccaagcctcccaagccagtacccaagactctgaccccatggaagggacctcag cagctgcaaattcctcaagcctccctcctccatcccgaaggttatcacagataaggcgtcgtaagaagagaacgcgagaggagatgttttcggaaattatggaatccagccgcagtgacagagctcatgtgaatgagtggaaggaaacagtttcaaagtataggaaagaagtcagtgaacgtgaggagaggagggaccaacgtgaggagaggagggaccaacgtgaggagaggagagacgctcgagatgagaggtggcggcaggaagaccagaggatgaaggatgcaacgctggggctgctccggcgtctggtggaggttcaggaacggctgctggaaaacagactgccgcttcagcccctgttccaccctcccccctccccatgttccgtatcctcctcacccagacgtgtaagaactcggggggggaggctccgtacaccttcccattccaccccagtagacagcccaagcaaaaggctgtcatttttttaa